A segment of the Carya illinoinensis cultivar Pawnee chromosome 1, C.illinoinensisPawnee_v1, whole genome shotgun sequence genome:
ATCTCTCAATCTTACCCATTAAAGTGCAGCCTATTGGTCAAAAGACAAACTTGGGATAAGCTGTAAACTCAGACACTCTAGGTTTGCCTGAATTAACTAATACACATTTCTGGCGGGTATGGTCGTGTGTCCAGGATTTACTCCTCAAGGTGGTTCCAAAAGGCCATGCCTTAATGATGTTCCAAGTCATTAACAAAATCTCCCTCAATCTTAAAATTAATACAAGAATACATTGTGCATAAGTGAAGATCTCCAAAACCAGTCTGCCAGTGGCTTCGTGCCTTCCAACAAATACACAAAGGAAAATCTCAAAAGCTACTGTATCCTCAAGGACTAGTCACTTAATGAAGTGACTTCTTCCTTTagtaccattaaaaaaaaaaaaaaaaaactccattaTTGCTTATTTCCATTTCCTAGTAGCTCAATTCAATTCCTACAAACTTCAGCTGCGTACCAGAGTTTCTGATTTCTATTGGATAAGTGAGTTTTTGTAACGAATAAAAGGACGAAAGAGAAGTACacaaaagaaaacccaaaaTCTCGAATTTCCCCCTCGGAAGTTCACCATTCTTCACCACCAAAAAGATAGCAAATACAGAAGGAACCTATTACTGAGGAAATGAAATTTTCAAATCCCTAAACCAATTGCGCAGAATATAGATAGGGTAAAGTCAGacaattaaaatagaaaaaaaaaattgcatccaATAAAAGAAGGTGGAGAGGTAGGGAAATAGCGTACCTGTACAGAGGCCAGAAAAAGAACACAAATGCGAGAATGTCTCGAAGTCGAAGCGAGTTCAACTCTCACTCAGTGAGCCACAGGTTACGAAATAGAAGCAATTTCGAGGTCGAGTTTAGCTGTAGCAGCATGAACCCTAAAACTCTCGCTCTGTTCTAGTGACGAGGGTCGATTCTATGTCGTTTTGTACACCAACTGTGGTCTATAATCAAAGCCgtaggcatttttttttttcttttattttttatttttttggtttattgtcTCAACGGTTGTACGTCGTCTCAACTTCCACCGTCCAAAACTGGTTAAGCAGTAAGATCTCTCGCGTCCATTATACTTTCAATTTACGCCCCGTTTGTAACTAAAGGCTGAGGTggttaagtaaaattaaattattttatttctttttatataattattataatttttttaaatttttatatagaatataataaataatttaattttttaaataaaattaatattaaaaaattatattataataatattttattcaatttttaataaaatatctaatcTCATATCATCTGAACTATGTAATTAAACGAGAccatattaattaagattaatttagttcagtctaattttaaattaagtctaacattcaaatatttagctctcaaattattaaacttatcttaactcaaaacttctttacaCATATAACCCACGATCTTTCTTCAACTTAATACTTCTTTACACATAGGacttataacattttttaacttctcataaatacatctaaacttatATTAGGTGAGCCTCAAAAAATTCATTCTACCAtcttaattcattattattaataaaaaacttaactTATCTTAACTTAATTTAACATACAAACgaaccttaatttccattatattaattataaattaaataaattatattaatccaaataattatattcattcttttttacAACTTCAACAGCCCATTGCTTAATATTACATTTGGATAGTGAGGtgatatcagatattttatgaataatagtgaaaaagtagtaataaaatattaaataatagtaaataataatacaaaatagtaaaaaatatgtaaaaaataataataaaataataaataatagtaaaatattctcataataCTTTACCACCCAGACCAGCTAAATCAACAAGATAAACGGATTATGTTTATTGAGTGTATTCACAATAATAATGCGAagaatcattttataaataatgcAATCGTCTTATTTTTATCCCACTATAATGAGATGACACAATTTATCAACCtataaatctttattttaaaaatataaatgacgATTTAAAGATAATAGAAAATATCGCATTTTACAcagtaaattataaatagaataaggGTGTTATTCGCAGTATTACTCATGTAACAAAAAAGTCTAATGCGCAGCGAAAGAAAGGAAGGAATGGTCCCATGAGAAGTAATATTCTACTATAGAATAAAGTATATACCATTACCACTAAAGAAGTCCGAAGTCCTCCGACTCAACCATGATACGTGGCACATAGTCTCACAAATGGACTTGAGTGTACCAAAGTAACATGCAACCAGGATCAGGTAGGCATTATATAGttacatagtatagtatataCAAATCCGCTAATATTTTCCTAATTCCTTGAGCTCATAACCGAagaatttattcaaattttggtGTGTACCGACATGATTGTCGGAGACACCGAAATTCTGTCAAGGTTGCCTCCCCAACTATTTTGCTAATCCCACCTCATCTGTGTCATTCTAAGAATTTGTAAACATGGTTAGATCCAAaggattatttgaattttcctATATTACTCTTTCGGTTGAAGTGATGGATACTGGCTTTCAgatatgtaataaaaaaaaggataagaAACCGCAACGATCACTGTACAAAGAGCTCTTAGGATCAAACCCATTATTTTTGCACTATGATTTATGCACATGAATGACATTACCATTTTTCTGTATGATATCAAATTTTCAGTGTTATTGGATTGCCTGAAAGAGATTTATCCTCTACACCGTCTGAGGAGCATTGCATCCATGTACAAAGATGGTGGTTTTATTCCAAACAAGAATGAGCTGCCAATGTTATTGGCAAGCATGCATTTCAGATACCAATAATTTAGGAAAATGTGATTACAATATGACAGTggattgaagaaacaaattaacAAGAAATTCCCAAACCCAATCTGAATATTGCCAGGTAAAATACAGGTGTTGCAACACTACAGCTAAATGCCACATAGCCTCAAAAGCAGGCCCCTGCAGCCTTGATTTCTtcaatatataaacaaattttatcaTACGTAATATTATGACACTGATTTCACATTTGTAAACAACTCAtccatgtttaaagattgaggGTCAAGCTTTATCAGACAGGTCTTCTGTGCAAATGCAGTCTGACAGCATTTTCTCAATCTGGCAGTTATTAAAAGTACTGTATATTTAAACACCCTGCAATTGAAACTGGCAATGGAGATTGGTTACTCAATTTTCTGCCTCAGTAACACTCTTGGGTTGGCGGCACCAACTTGAAAAGGTGACTCCCCGAGATACAAGGTAAATTATAAATGCAACATATGCAGATATAAACACACCCAAAACAGAGCCAAACAACACCCCGTTCACTTCAGAGGAGAAGAAGTCCACCAAAAGATACCCATTAATCACTATCACCAGTGCTGCCACGAGCCATGCAGCCATCTGTAAGTAAAAGATAGAGTTAAGAGCAGGCGAGTCCTTGGACCATTACTAACTTAATTCTGATCACTGTACAAGAAAAAGCAAGTCTTAAGCAGCATGACTAGCAAGTAATGAAAAATAAGGAGGGGAAAGTATTCTTAGCGTATAAACTTGCAAGGTAAATTACCAAATCAGTCTCCACAGACATCTCATTAACAACTGAATCCAAATCGAACCCTTTTTTATGAGTTACCACCAGAATCAGATTAGTGCGTCAAATGTGGGAGATAATGGAAGCATCcctcatttataaaaaaagatacAGTTACACTCTActcaaaatacttaaaaataaaagaagaaattagTGGTCCATGACCATGGTAAGTTTGTGGGGGGAGGAGGTGTTTGTAAGttactcttttattttcaataagACAAAATGATCTTTATAAGAAATTGATGGCACACAATTTCAGAAAACAACAGGAAAAAGGTATACAcatcttttcctttcaaaataaaCATGAGACACTGCCTCTGTATGTTTATATGCATGTATGATGCATCAAGTCAGTTGGTAACATTAACAGGAAGTAAGCAAGAGGATAAACTGATCACCAATCGTGCAAGTTATGTTCATAGGAACATTGGCACAGACTAGGGAGATAATTAAATGTCCAATGAAGACTTAATCTGACTGGGTATGTTTTACTTAGTGGTAAAGAAACACTATTCCCTTTTAATCAAACCCAGACAACTTCTCAACATATAAAATAACATGAAGACAGCAGTTGACAGATTGTATTAGATAACTATCTAAAGAATGAAGCCATTTAAAGACTGAAAATTTGTACTGGATAACTATCCATACTGAAAGCAGAGGAAAGATATAGAGACTGTGAGTGTTCTACAAGATCCCCTGAAATTAGTGGCTAACTAAGGATTTCTGTAAAATGTTAAAAACTGAAAATGGTTGGGTTTTACGGTTCGGACAAACAATAAAAGGATTAACATACCTTGAGTATAGGACCGATTGTAAAAGTGCCCATGATCTGCTCCTTTGATACCAAACAAAGCAGGGGGATAAGTGCAAAGGGAATCTGGACTGACTGAAGCACATTAAGCCATTCATTTAAATTATCTAATGTACCCTCAGAAGTGTCAAAGACAAGAGCAACTACCATCGTAGGGACGATTGCGAAGCTTCGAGTGATCAATGCCCTAACCCATTTTTTCAGCCTCAAGTTTAGGAAACCTCCCATTATAAACTGCCCTGCGTAAGTACCAGTAATAGTGCTGCTTTGGCCAGCTGCTAATAATCCAATACCCCAGATATATAAAATCGGAAAAAATCCACCCCCGTATTTTTCTTGAAGGTACTGCCCTGCGTTTATAAGGCCAATGCTATTGGCTATTTCTGTACCATAAAACCCTTGGGCAAACACAGTCGTAACAAAGAGATTGATAATGAATGACACAAAAAGGGCAACACTTGACTCAATAGAATAGTAATTAAGAGCTTCTTGGATTCGGCCTTTCTTGCTATGGTCAATCTCCCTTGATTGCACGAGAGCCGAGTGCAAGAAAATATTGTGAGGCATAATAATGCAACCCACAACTCCAACAGCCTGCTGTATTGTTTTGGAGCTCAGTTTTGGAATTAAAATACCTATGAAGACGTATACATTTGACCGTGGGTTAGTGCAAGGCAGCATATATAATAGTTTGAAACTTgcataaatataaaaacaaattaggaAGAAAAAGATTCTGAATAATTAAAAGCATATTCTTACCAAGAAGAAGTTCTATGCCACTGGGCTTTGCTTCGCCAAACATCCAAGCAAATGAGACGGCCATTGTCGCAATGAGAACAGCAAAGACGGCTTCCAATTTCCTTACACCGTAGTTCTCAAGTAATAGGAAGATAAAACTGTAAAAAGGCAATAAAACAAGCATTCTTGTTAGAGCTATAATTTTGCCAACAAATAAATATGCACGATTCAGTGGCtgacaaaattaaaagaaagaaaattcgTATGTAaacaattttgttttcttaatgacAAAACAACATCTCTTTCACTTCGACACTCAACAGAACCTGATTAAACCATCCAGCTTGATACAAgagaattttcttaattttttccatCTTCTTTGGTGAATTAACCAAACTCAGTTTTCCCGGAAATCAACCAGAAATATCGTTTGTGAGCCACCCTATATAAttcattatttgtttattttgagatcAGGCTATTCCCAACGAAAAACTTGGAAAACCTTCTACTACCTCAAAGACCCAAAATATATCCAAGTGAACATCCCTTCTAAAACTCAGAAGAGCGTCAAACACGATCTAATCAGAGGAAAAACCGACAAAAAAGTGTGAAATGAAGAAGTTCTCAACGTCAAATTCAAATGTTTTGCAAGACAAAACCCAAAAGGCGTCAAATTCATTAGAACCGAAATATAATACCACCAAACGGAAACATAATTCAGAAAATAGAAATCATGGGCATAAGTAATTGATTACCAATCAAGAGCGGTTATGATGACCCCAGACCAGAGAGGCAAAAACCCACTACTCAAAATGTTAATAGCAATTGCGCTGCCAATAACCTCCTGAATATCAGCCCCAATGAGAGCCAACTCGGCCATCACCCAAAGCACCAGCCTTGCCCATGTGGGGTACTCTTCCCTGCAGAGCTCGGCCAAGTGGCGCCCGGTGGCAACGCCGAGCCGAGCGGCCAGAAGCTGCACCAACAATCCCATGGCTGTGGCCCACATAAGCAGCCACAGCAGCGAGTACCCGGCGATGGCGCCGGCCTGGAGATCCCCCCCCAAGTTCCCAGGGTCCAGGAACGCTATGCTCATCAAGAACCCAGGCCCCGTGAACAGCCAAAGCTTCTTCCACGAGAACGGCGGCACGCGGTCGGATCCGGACCCGGAGTTTTCAGCGTCGTCTTCATCAATTCTGTCAATGAGGACTTTCTCGTCCGAGTCGTAGGCGGTCTCTTGTTGCTCCTCATGGTCCGAGCCCACCAACAGTGGTCGCTGTTGCTCGGGGTCCTGGGGCAGCATCACACGGGTATTGGTTTCCGCCTGAGAAAGAGGACTGTTGAAACTGCCGGGAAATTGAGTTATGGTTACGTAGAGCAAAGGCTTTGGTACTTGGGAGTGGTACGGCGATTGATTTACAGCCGCCCGGTGTTGATTTTATCGTCCAGCAGGGACAACGTTGTCGTAAAGCGAAAGAAAGAGCTCCGAAAACTGCCTGGTGACCCCTTACTCGAGctctttttctttcaactttttcctttttggttctgtTTTGGATATATCTGGCAAGGGAATTTAGTATTTACAGCTTCTCTATTAGTAGCGAATGATAACGCGGCACGTGGAAATAtactttaatataaaaatgttaaacatttaataatatttataccaATCATTGTTAaaccatataataatttaagaataattAGATATTATCATATTAGCCGAATTAAATGGTAACAGAAGAATGGTGTAGTTTTTAGTTTCACTGAGTCAACAATATTCATGAGCAATCCACTTATTTATTCCCTTTTCACTTTCTTAGGCCAATAAATCTTATCTTTTTTAGGTTATATTTGATcactgagaattctcagataaaaattttgagttttaagattaaatgttaaaatattatattttaatattattattattttgagatttgaaaaaattaagaaaaagttaaattgtttattatattttgtataaaaatttagaaaagttataatgataaaatgaaaattttatgtttgagatgaaaatttccaATGGCCAAACAGTATATAATGTCCATGTTTATTATCAAAAGGCATAAATAGCTTCtcatttttagaaaattttcatttcatctcttttcatcttaattattataatttttttaaatttttatataaaataaaataaataattcaatttttttaaattctaatacaaaaaaatattaaaataatatattctactaatattttatttaactttaaactttaatatcaactcatcccatctcatctctaaaaataaacgagaaatataaagaaaattttaagtaGGTCTGGGACAATACTAGGTGACTACTAAATGTGCATATTAGtacaaattagtttttatttttattttttaattattttttaaacattcttaattattaaagaaaaaattaaaaaaatatataaatttactaatagtgacttccttaatcattaagaaataataaaaaaaatggtagacatatttgatgaatatatttaatagtcataatattattattcttttatttatttattcttatttttagtataaaatatcatatacaaagagaaaaaagttttgaaaagttAGTAAGATATCCCAAACTAAAGACCtttgagaaatattattattttagaat
Coding sequences within it:
- the LOC122304784 gene encoding metal transporter Nramp3-like: MLPQDPEQQRPLLVGSDHEEQQETAYDSDEKVLIDRIDEDDAENSGSGSDRVPPFSWKKLWLFTGPGFLMSIAFLDPGNLGGDLQAGAIAGYSLLWLLMWATAMGLLVQLLAARLGVATGRHLAELCREEYPTWARLVLWVMAELALIGADIQEVIGSAIAINILSSGFLPLWSGVIITALDCFIFLLLENYGVRKLEAVFAVLIATMAVSFAWMFGEAKPSGIELLLGILIPKLSSKTIQQAVGVVGCIIMPHNIFLHSALVQSREIDHSKKGRIQEALNYYSIESSVALFVSFIINLFVTTVFAQGFYGTEIANSIGLINAGQYLQEKYGGGFFPILYIWGIGLLAAGQSSTITGTYAGQFIMGGFLNLRLKKWVRALITRSFAIVPTMVVALVFDTSEGTLDNLNEWLNVLQSVQIPFALIPLLCLVSKEQIMGTFTIGPILKMAAWLVAALVIVINGYLLVDFFSSEVNGVLFGSVLGVFISAYVAFIIYLVSRGVTFSSWCRQPKSVTEAEN